In the genome of Longimicrobium sp., the window GACCCCAACGGCGAGGCACTTCCCGGACGCGTGGTGATGGGGCGGGCGCTGCCGTTCGGCGAGGAGCACGTGTTCGCGCTCTCCACCGAGCTGGTGGCGGCCGACGACCCCGCCGACCTGCGCGCGCTGACTGCGGACGTGCGGGCCTTTGCCACGTCGGGCCGGCTGCCCCTGGCCATGGCCGTGGAAGCCACCATCGCCGACGGCCTGTTTGGCGCACGCATCCCCCGCCCCATTCCCGCCTCGGAGGACGCAGACGCGGCCCTGGCCCGCATCGACGAAGGATGCGACCTGCTCCTTCGCCGCGGCGTGGCGCGCACGCTGGACCCGCAGCGCGGCGCGCCCCGCCCGCCGACGGGCACCTCGCGAGACCTGCTGGCGCTGCCGGACGACCCGGTGATCGCGGCGTGGGTGTCGGCGCTTGTTTCGGAGAGCTCGCGCGAACGGCAGTACTCGCACCCGGTGCGCCGCCCCATGTGAGGTCTCGCCGCGCACCCCACTAGGGGCGCGCCACACGATCCGCCACACACGAGAACAAGCCGGTCCGCGCAGGCGAACTTCGTGTGGTCGTTGCAGCGAATTCATTCGCCCGTGCAGGGCTTCGCGGCGGGGTTTGGCTGAACTCGGAGTGGACGACGGGCGGGATGTGGGGCGCTTCGATGGTTCCGGCGCAGTCCCCGGCTGCCCTCTCCCCCCGGCCCCCTCTCCCGCAAGCGGGAGAGGGGGAGAACTGCACCAAGCTCGGGCGCGCCCCACTTCAACTCACACCCAAGCAGGCCAGTCTGCGAAGGCAGACTTCGTGTGGTCGTTGCAGCGAATTCATTCGCCCGACGGAGCCGAGGCCTCCCCACCCAAGTGCGGGTAAACCGCCTTCCGCACTTCCCCGCCGACCTACCGCCGCCCCGGACCCTGGTACCTGTCCCGCCCCATGCCAAGGACGCGCCGCGTGTACCCGTTCTCCGGGTTGCGGCCCGAGCGCAGGTCGCGGTCCACGGCGCCCTCGCCGCGGTTGTACGCCAGCAGCGCCAGGCGCACGTCGCCATCGTACTTGTCGATCAGCCGGCGCAGGTATCCGAAGCCCACGCGCAGGTTGGGCTCGGGCTCCAGGATGCGCTCGCGCGTCGTCATCCGCCGGTCGAGCCAGCGCGCCGTCGAGGGCATCAGCTGCGTGTAGCCCAGCGCGCCGGCGTGGCTGCGCGCGCGGGGGTTGAACGCGCTCTCCGCCCGCACCAGGCGAAAGCCCAGCTCCGGGTCCAGCCCCTGGCTTTCGGCGGCGTCGTGGATGGTGCGCGCCAGCTGGGGCGAGATGCGGAACTGCATGGCGAACGCGAACGGCCCCCCGCTCATCTCGCGCACCTGCCGCGCGCGGTCCCGCACCCAGCGCCAGAAGTCGCGGTTGATGGACTCGGCGGCTTGCGTGCTGGCGGGCGCCACGGTGGCGCTGTCGGCCTGCTGGGCGCGGGCGGGCATGCCCCAGGCGCACAGGGCCAGGGCGGCCACCAGCGCGGGAACGCGCAGCGCGCCGGGGAGTGGCCGCGTGCAATCGGCTGTCGTGCTCAAGTCGTTTCCTCCTTGTTTTCGGCTCAGCCGGGGTTGAACAAGCCGCACAACGTGCACTCCACGACCGCCCTCGTCAACCCGCCGTGCGCCGCGCACGAGGTTTGTGCAAGGAGTGGCGGATGGATTGTAAGTGGTTGCCCGCCAACGCCGACGATGTAGTTTGCAGTCGAGTTCCACCCGCTGGCCGGCTCCGTTTCCGCCAGCATCGGCGCGAAGCCATCCGCCTCGCCCCGCTGTCCCCGCCCCGCGCGTGACGATGGCCTGGCAGTCCACGCCCGAGTTCATCCCGCTCCTCGTTTCGGCGATGGTGTGCGCCGCCCTGGGCGCGTTCGCCTGGCGCCACCGGCGCGTTCCCGCGGCGGGCGGCTTCGTTTTGCTGATGGCGTCTTCGGCGTGGTGGTCGCTGGCGTACGCCTTCTACCGCGCCAACGCCAGCTTCCAGGGCAAGGCGCTGCTCGCCGTGCTCACCCAGGCCGGCGCCATCGTCGTCGCCGTGGCATGGGCGGTGTTCGCGCTGCAGTTCACCGGGCGCCAAGCGTGGCTGCGCCGCTGGTGGATGGCGCTCTCCGCCATCCCCGCGCTGACGCTGGTGATGGTGGCCACCAACCCCGTGCACCACGCCTTCTGGTCGCGCTTCGCCCTGGTGGAGCGCGGCGGGCGGGCGGCCATCGACAGCGTGCCCGCCTGGGGCTTCTGGCTGCACGTGGTGTATTCGTGGGGGCTGATGTGGCTGGCCGTGGGCGTCGTGAGCCTGGGCGCGGTGCGGTCGGCGCACCTGTACCGCCGGCAGGCGTGGGCCATCGTGGTGGCGGCGGCCGTGCCGTGGATCGGAAACGTGCTGCACGTGGCGGGATGGGTGCGGTTCCCGGCCAACCCGATGCCCGTGCTCTTCACCCTCAGCGGCGCCGTCTTCTTCTGGGCCATCTTCCGCCTGCGGCTGCTGGACCTGGTGCCCGTCGCTCGCGCGGCGCTGGTGGAAGAGATGCCCGATGGCGTGGTGGTGCTGGACGAGACGGGGCGCGTGCTGGACGTGAACCCCGCGGCGCGCCGCATCCTGACCCTCGGCGAGGCCGACGTCGTGGGACGGCCCGCGGCGGAGGTGCTGGGGGCGCTGAGCGGGGTGATGGACCAGGAGGCGGTAGACGGGCCCGTTCGCGTGGAGGTGGGCACGGGTGAGGGCGCGCACCCCGTGGACGTGCGTGTGACGACGCTGCACGACGCGCGCGGACGGGTGAACGGGCGGCTGCTCGTTCTTCGCGACGTGGGTGAAACGGAGCGCCGGGAGGGCGCGCTGGCGCTGCAGCGGGCCTTTCTGGAGCAGCTGTTCGATGCCGCGCCCGAGGGGCTGGCCCTGCTGGACGAGTCGGAGCAGGTGCTGGACGTGAACCCCGAGTGGAGCCGCCTCTTCGGCTATCCGGCCGACGAGGCGCGGGGCCGGCAGATCAACGACCTGATCGTTCCCGACCACCTGCGGGGCGAGGGCGCCCAGATCACGGCGCAGGTGGCGTCGGGCGCCCGCACGGAGGCGGAGACGGTGCGGCGGCGCAAGGACGGAAGCGTGACCGACGTGCACATCACGGGGGCGCCGGTGTTCGCGCGGGGCCAGCGCGTGGGCACCTGGGGCATCTACCACGACATCAGCGGGCGCAAGGCGCAGGAACGCGCCCGCGCCGCGCTGCTGGAGCGCGAGCGGGAGGCGCGCGCGGCAGCCGAGGCGGCTACGCGGCGGGCCGCGTTCCTGGCCGACGTGGGCACGCTGCTGAGCGCGGCCTTCGTTCGCCAGGCCGGCTACCAGGAGCTGGCGCGGCTGGCCGTGGCCGAGCTGGCGGACTACTGCCTGATCGACGAGGTGACGCCGGACGGCGGCACGCGGCGGGTGGCGCTGGCGCACCGCGACCCG includes:
- a CDS encoding lytic transglycosylase domain-containing protein is translated as MSTTADCTRPLPGALRVPALVAALALCAWGMPARAQQADSATVAPASTQAAESINRDFWRWVRDRARQVREMSGGPFAFAMQFRISPQLARTIHDAAESQGLDPELGFRLVRAESAFNPRARSHAGALGYTQLMPSTARWLDRRMTTRERILEPEPNLRVGFGYLRRLIDKYDGDVRLALLAYNRGEGAVDRDLRSGRNPENGYTRRVLGMGRDRYQGPGRR
- a CDS encoding histidine kinase N-terminal 7TM domain-containing protein; the encoded protein is MAWQSTPEFIPLLVSAMVCAALGAFAWRHRRVPAAGGFVLLMASSAWWSLAYAFYRANASFQGKALLAVLTQAGAIVVAVAWAVFALQFTGRQAWLRRWWMALSAIPALTLVMVATNPVHHAFWSRFALVERGGRAAIDSVPAWGFWLHVVYSWGLMWLAVGVVSLGAVRSAHLYRRQAWAIVVAAAVPWIGNVLHVAGWVRFPANPMPVLFTLSGAVFFWAIFRLRLLDLVPVARAALVEEMPDGVVVLDETGRVLDVNPAARRILTLGEADVVGRPAAEVLGALSGVMDQEAVDGPVRVEVGTGEGAHPVDVRVTTLHDARGRVNGRLLVLRDVGETERREGALALQRAFLEQLFDAAPEGLALLDESEQVLDVNPEWSRLFGYPADEARGRQINDLIVPDHLRGEGAQITAQVASGARTEAETVRRRKDGSVTDVHITGAPVFARGQRVGTWGIYHDISGRKAQERARAALLEREREARAAAEAATRRAAFLADVGTLLSAAFVRQAGYQELARLAVAELADYCLIDEVTPDGGTRRVALAHRDPRGEALLVPDAANPPDGDPERRPVLQVVRTGAPMLVPEVTDDVISRLGHDDRTRAAFTRIQPRSFIIVPLIARGRTLGAITLAYDHSGRRYGPEDLTVAQEMARRAALAIDNARLYAEAQEAVRARDSVLGVVSHDLRNPLAAILLHADFLLADPGLPPDARESAEQVVRGAEAMERMIRDLLDVARIEAGQLRVEAAPLSACGLLDQAAGMMMPLARERGTALEQVRLAECPDVAADFDRVMQVFSNLVGNALKFTPAGGTVTLGADPGPGEVRFWVRDTGPGIAPEHVERLWESFWQADGPARRAGAGLGLPIVRGIVEAHGGRVGVDTVPGEGANFWFTLPVA